A portion of the Punica granatum isolate Tunisia-2019 chromosome 7, ASM765513v2, whole genome shotgun sequence genome contains these proteins:
- the LOC116212792 gene encoding uncharacterized protein LOC116212792 isoform X1 → MAESSSVDVILDFLRKNKFTKAEAAFRSELGNRPDLNGFLERLALEEDSVKSLPEQNGDKPTVVNLVSSNQNSGEVSTELIVKEIECGTGRNGSESKWKNAASSAEHGKPNEVSGAADKGFSFPKGSDDAVLDLYTWKFSPSNGPGVTAVYSKSNDFSKLNPEPPQCCTNDAPDAGKADAVSGEEIIYSGGKRSSWIGSTSKAQVEPKYDKVVTTECKEVDQQHKISNAYSKGNFVDNPWSRSEVPTTSSAELWKDCSVKTVFPFSKGDTSNSSDRITGSDKREGKKKAETSDIRAAIKEQVDEVGRAMYFGKTTGNTDQKYTSSLGFPPLFDTPREELPRLPPVKLKSEDKSLTSNWEEKYDQDRLKIPGADSTFLIGSYLDVPVGQELSSSGGKRLAGGSWLSVSHGIAEDTSDLVSGFATAGDGLSESIDYPNEYWDSDEYDDDDDVGYMRQPIEDEAWFLAHEIDYPSDNEKGTAHGSVPDMQERGPTKDEDDQSFTEEDSYFSGEQYFQSKIVEPVTASDDPLGLAVSEVYKRVDDNDLIARYDGQLMDEEELNFMRSEPVWQGFVTQSNELIMLEDGKLLSDSARPQIDDTRTDEDQHSSVRSIGVGINSDAADIGSEVRESLVGGSSEGDVEYFHEHDTGISGSRNSKSEAHDTYPGGSKGDKRRTEKQDSSKQKVGNDKSVGTQVKGQTDGGFSFVPPLRDDHLVQVGSSKPLWSNNSNALLAYENEETLNASVSKNDDMLTTWKRKGSDSSTAKSSPDENNANATRSANSSPSSLSNYGYAERISMKKEADENVGSAREEDPGAILEDEEAAAVQEQVKQIKTQEEEFETFNLKIVHRKNRTGFEEDKNFHVVLNSVIAGRYHVTEYLGSAAFSKAIQAHDLHTGMDVCMKIIKNNKDFFDQSLDEIKLLKYVNKHDPADKNHILRLYDYFYYREHLLIVCELLKANLYEFHKFNRESGGEVYFTMPRLQSVTIQCLEALQFLHGLGLIHCDLKPENILVKSYSRCEVKVIDLGSSCFETDHLCSYVQSRSYRAPEVILGLPYDKKIDIWSLGCILAELCTGNVLFQNDSPATLLARVIGIIGPIEQEMMAKGRDTYKYFTKNHMLYERNQDTNRLEYLIPKKTSLRHRLPMGDQGFIDFVAQLLEVNPKKRPSASEALKHPWLSYPYEPISS, encoded by the exons ATGGCTGAGTCCAGCTCAGTTGATgtgattcttgattttctgCGGAAGAATAAATTTACAAAAGCAGAGGCAGCTTTTCGTAGCGAGCTTGGTAATCGCCCTGATTTGAATGGTTTCCTTGAGAGACTTGCCCTAGAAGAGGACTCGGTTAAATCATTGCCTGAGCAGAATGGTGATAAGCCAACTGTTGTAAATTTAGTGTCTAGCAATCAAAATAGTGGTGAAGTCTCCACAGAACTCATTGTTAAAGAAATCGAGTGCGGAACTGGTAGAAATGGCTCGGAAAGCAAATGGAAGAATGCTGCATCATCTGCAGAGCATGGAAAACCAAATGAAGTGAGTGGGGCAGCTGATAAAGGCTTTAGTTTTCCTAAAGGTTCGGATGATGCAGTTCTTGATCTGTATACATGGAAGTTTAGTCCAAGCAATGGACCTGGTGTAACTGCCGTTTATAGCAAGAGTAACGACTTCTCGAAGCTTAATCCTGAGCCTCCACAGTGCTGTACAAATGATGCTCCAGATGCTGGTAAAGCTGATGCAGTCTCTGGGGAAGAGATTATTTATTCCGGCGGAAAGAGAAGTTCGTGGATAGGGAGCACCAGTAAAGCCCAAGTGGAGCCGAAGTATGACAAAGTTGTCACAACTGAATGCAAGGAAGTTGACCAACAGCACAAAATTAGTAATGCATACTCGAAAGGAAACTTCGTGGATAATCCATGGTCCAGAAGTGAGGTACCCACAACGTCGTCAGCTGAGTTGTGGAAAGATTGTTCTGTCAAGACTGTCTTTCCTTTCTCCAAGGGGGATACGTCCAACAGCTCTGATCGCATTACTGGATCTGAcaagagagaaggaaagaagaaagcaGAGACAAGTGACATCAGGGCAGCGATCAAAGAGCAGGTAGATGAGGTGGGCAGAGCAATGTATTTTGGGAAAACAACAGGGAATACTGACCAAAAGTACACGAGCAGCTTGGGTTTTCCCCCATTATTTGACACTCCAAGGGAAGAGTTGCCAAGGTTGCCCCCTGTCAAGCTTAAGTCAGAGGATAAGTCCTTGACATCTAACTGGGAAGAGAAATATGACCAGGATAGACTGAAGATCCCAGGTGCTGATAGTACTTTCCTAATAGGGTCCTACCTAGATGTTCCTGTTGGACAAGAATTAAGCTCTTCAG GTGGGAAACGGCTTGCTGGAGGCAGTTGGCTCTCAGTCAGTCATGGAATTGCAGAGGATACTTCTGATCTGGTGTCCGGTTTTGCAACAGCAGGTGATGGGTTAAGCGAGTCCATTGACTATCCAAATGAGTACTGGGATTCTGATGAATACGATGATGACGACGACGTTGGCTACATGAGACAACCTATTGAGGATGAGGCATGGTTCCTCGCTCACGAAATCGATTACCCAAGTGACAATGAAAAGGGAACAGCCCATGGGAGTGTTCCTGACATGCAGGAAAGAGGTCCCACAAAGGATGAAGATGATCAATCTTTTACCGAGGAGGATTCTTATTTCTCAGGGGAGCAGTATTTTCAGTCGAAAATTGTTGAACCTGTCACAGCATCGGATGACCCACTTGGGCTGGCAGTGAGTGAGGTGTATAAGAGGGTTGATGATAATGATTTGATTGCACGGTATGATGGGCAGTTGATGGACGAGGAAGAACTGAATTTTATGCGCTCTGAACCTGTATGGCAGGGCTTTGTTACACAGTCTAACGAACTTATCATGTTAGAAGATGGGAAGTTGCTGAGTGACTCTGCTCGGCCACAGATCGATGATACACGTACAGATGAAGATCAACACAGTTCTGTCAGATCAATTGGTGTGGGCATTAATAGTGATGCTGCTGATATTGGCAGTGAAGTTCGGGAGAGTTTAGTCGGAGGCAGCAGTGAAGGTGATGTAGAGTACTTCCACGAACACGATACTGGAATTTCTGGGTCCCGAAATTCGAAAAGTGAAGCACATGACACATATCCTGGTGGGTCGAAGGGGGACAAGAGGAGAACTGAGAAGCAGGATTCTAGTAAACAAAAAGTGGGGAATGATAAGAGTGTTGGAACACAAGTGAAGGGTCAAACGGATGGGGGTTTTTCATTTGTTCCACCTCTGAGAGATGATCATTTGGTTCAGGTGGGCTCCAGCAAACCCCTTTGGTCGAACAACTCTAATGCTCTACTTGCTTATGAGAATGAAGAGACACTGAATGCTTCGGTCAGCAAGAATGATGACATGCTTACTACATGGAAGAGAAAAGGCAGCGATTCTTCAACTGCTAAAAGTTCACCAGATGAAAATAATGCAAATGCCACAAGATCGGCCAATTCTTCTCCCTCCTCGCTCTCGAATTATGGATATGCTGAGAGAATCTCAATGAAGAAAGAAGCAGATGAAAATGTTGGCAGTGCTAGGGAGGAGGATCCTGGAGCAATTCTCGAGGATGAAGAAGCAGCTGCAGTGCAGGAGCAGGTTAAACAAATCAAGACTCAGGAAGAGGAATTCGAGACCTTCAATCTTAAAATTGTCCACAGGAAGAACAG AACGGGCTTCGAGGAGGACAAGAATTTTCATGTCGTTCTGAACTCTGTAATTGCTGGGAGATATCACGTTACAGAGTACCTTGGTTCTGCAGCTTTCAGCAAAGCTATACAAGCACATGATCTGCACACAGGCATGGATGTCTGCATGAAAATCATCAAGAACAACAAGGATTTCTTTGATCAGAGCCTTGACGAGATTAAGCTACTAAAGTATGTCAACAAGCACGACCCTGCTGACAAGAACCATATCCTCCGATTATACGATTACTTTTATTACCGG GAGCATTTGCTAATAGTATGCGAGCTGCTAAAGGCAAATTTATACGAGTTCCATAAATTCAATCGAGAGTCTGGCGGGGAGGTTTACTTCACGATGCCACGGTTGCAG TCAGTGACCATTCAGTGCTTGGAGGCACTTCAATTTTTGCATGGCCTTGGCCTCATTCATTGTGATCTGAAGCCTGAGAATATATTGGTGAAGAGCTACAGTAGATGTGAGGTGAAGGTCATCGATCTTGGGAGCAGTTGCTTCGAGACAGATCATCTGTGCTCCTATGTCCAGTCGAGGTCATATCGTGCTCCGGAAGTTATCCTGGGACTCCCGTATGATAAGAAGATAGACATTTGGTCATTGGGATGCATATTAGCTGAACTGTGCACTGGCAAT GTCCTTTTTCAAAACGATTCGCCTGCAACGCTGCTTGCTCGTGTGATTGGTATCATCGGCCCCATCGAACAAGAAATGATGGCTAAGGGACGAGACACGTACAAATATTTCACGAAGAATCACATGCTCTATGAGCGGAATCAG GACACCAATAGACTTGAGTACCTGATCCCGAAGAAAACTTCCCTGAGGCACAGATTGCCGATGGGTGACCAAGGCTTCATAGACTTCGTTGCTCAACTGCTCGAAGTGAACCCAAAGAAGCGGCCTTCCGCCTCCGAGGCTCTGAAGCACCCATGGCTCTCGTACCCTTACGAACCCATTTCATCTTGA
- the LOC116212792 gene encoding uncharacterized protein LOC116212792 isoform X2, producing MAESSSVDVILDFLRKNKFTKAEAAFRSELGNRPDLNGFLERLALEEDSVKSLPEQNGDKPTVVNLVSSNQNSGEVSTELIVKEIECGTGRNGSESKWKNAASSAEHGKPNEVSGAADKGFSFPKGSDDAVLDLYTWKFSPSNGPGVTAVYSKSNDFSKLNPEPPQCCTNDAPDAGKADAVSGEEIIYSGGKRSSWIGSTSKAQVEPKYDKVVTTECKEVDQQHKISNAYSKGNFVDNPWSRSEVPTTSSAELWKDCSVKTVFPFSKGDTSNSSDRITGSDKREGKKKAETSDIRAAIKEQVDEVGRAMYFGKTTGNTDQKYTSSLGFPPLFDTPREELPRLPPVKLKSEDKSLTSNWEEKYDQDRLKIPGADSTFLIGSYLDVPVGQELSSSAGDGLSESIDYPNEYWDSDEYDDDDDVGYMRQPIEDEAWFLAHEIDYPSDNEKGTAHGSVPDMQERGPTKDEDDQSFTEEDSYFSGEQYFQSKIVEPVTASDDPLGLAVSEVYKRVDDNDLIARYDGQLMDEEELNFMRSEPVWQGFVTQSNELIMLEDGKLLSDSARPQIDDTRTDEDQHSSVRSIGVGINSDAADIGSEVRESLVGGSSEGDVEYFHEHDTGISGSRNSKSEAHDTYPGGSKGDKRRTEKQDSSKQKVGNDKSVGTQVKGQTDGGFSFVPPLRDDHLVQVGSSKPLWSNNSNALLAYENEETLNASVSKNDDMLTTWKRKGSDSSTAKSSPDENNANATRSANSSPSSLSNYGYAERISMKKEADENVGSAREEDPGAILEDEEAAAVQEQVKQIKTQEEEFETFNLKIVHRKNRTGFEEDKNFHVVLNSVIAGRYHVTEYLGSAAFSKAIQAHDLHTGMDVCMKIIKNNKDFFDQSLDEIKLLKYVNKHDPADKNHILRLYDYFYYREHLLIVCELLKANLYEFHKFNRESGGEVYFTMPRLQSVTIQCLEALQFLHGLGLIHCDLKPENILVKSYSRCEVKVIDLGSSCFETDHLCSYVQSRSYRAPEVILGLPYDKKIDIWSLGCILAELCTGNVLFQNDSPATLLARVIGIIGPIEQEMMAKGRDTYKYFTKNHMLYERNQDTNRLEYLIPKKTSLRHRLPMGDQGFIDFVAQLLEVNPKKRPSASEALKHPWLSYPYEPISS from the exons ATGGCTGAGTCCAGCTCAGTTGATgtgattcttgattttctgCGGAAGAATAAATTTACAAAAGCAGAGGCAGCTTTTCGTAGCGAGCTTGGTAATCGCCCTGATTTGAATGGTTTCCTTGAGAGACTTGCCCTAGAAGAGGACTCGGTTAAATCATTGCCTGAGCAGAATGGTGATAAGCCAACTGTTGTAAATTTAGTGTCTAGCAATCAAAATAGTGGTGAAGTCTCCACAGAACTCATTGTTAAAGAAATCGAGTGCGGAACTGGTAGAAATGGCTCGGAAAGCAAATGGAAGAATGCTGCATCATCTGCAGAGCATGGAAAACCAAATGAAGTGAGTGGGGCAGCTGATAAAGGCTTTAGTTTTCCTAAAGGTTCGGATGATGCAGTTCTTGATCTGTATACATGGAAGTTTAGTCCAAGCAATGGACCTGGTGTAACTGCCGTTTATAGCAAGAGTAACGACTTCTCGAAGCTTAATCCTGAGCCTCCACAGTGCTGTACAAATGATGCTCCAGATGCTGGTAAAGCTGATGCAGTCTCTGGGGAAGAGATTATTTATTCCGGCGGAAAGAGAAGTTCGTGGATAGGGAGCACCAGTAAAGCCCAAGTGGAGCCGAAGTATGACAAAGTTGTCACAACTGAATGCAAGGAAGTTGACCAACAGCACAAAATTAGTAATGCATACTCGAAAGGAAACTTCGTGGATAATCCATGGTCCAGAAGTGAGGTACCCACAACGTCGTCAGCTGAGTTGTGGAAAGATTGTTCTGTCAAGACTGTCTTTCCTTTCTCCAAGGGGGATACGTCCAACAGCTCTGATCGCATTACTGGATCTGAcaagagagaaggaaagaagaaagcaGAGACAAGTGACATCAGGGCAGCGATCAAAGAGCAGGTAGATGAGGTGGGCAGAGCAATGTATTTTGGGAAAACAACAGGGAATACTGACCAAAAGTACACGAGCAGCTTGGGTTTTCCCCCATTATTTGACACTCCAAGGGAAGAGTTGCCAAGGTTGCCCCCTGTCAAGCTTAAGTCAGAGGATAAGTCCTTGACATCTAACTGGGAAGAGAAATATGACCAGGATAGACTGAAGATCCCAGGTGCTGATAGTACTTTCCTAATAGGGTCCTACCTAGATGTTCCTGTTGGACAAGAATTAAGCTCTTCAG CAGGTGATGGGTTAAGCGAGTCCATTGACTATCCAAATGAGTACTGGGATTCTGATGAATACGATGATGACGACGACGTTGGCTACATGAGACAACCTATTGAGGATGAGGCATGGTTCCTCGCTCACGAAATCGATTACCCAAGTGACAATGAAAAGGGAACAGCCCATGGGAGTGTTCCTGACATGCAGGAAAGAGGTCCCACAAAGGATGAAGATGATCAATCTTTTACCGAGGAGGATTCTTATTTCTCAGGGGAGCAGTATTTTCAGTCGAAAATTGTTGAACCTGTCACAGCATCGGATGACCCACTTGGGCTGGCAGTGAGTGAGGTGTATAAGAGGGTTGATGATAATGATTTGATTGCACGGTATGATGGGCAGTTGATGGACGAGGAAGAACTGAATTTTATGCGCTCTGAACCTGTATGGCAGGGCTTTGTTACACAGTCTAACGAACTTATCATGTTAGAAGATGGGAAGTTGCTGAGTGACTCTGCTCGGCCACAGATCGATGATACACGTACAGATGAAGATCAACACAGTTCTGTCAGATCAATTGGTGTGGGCATTAATAGTGATGCTGCTGATATTGGCAGTGAAGTTCGGGAGAGTTTAGTCGGAGGCAGCAGTGAAGGTGATGTAGAGTACTTCCACGAACACGATACTGGAATTTCTGGGTCCCGAAATTCGAAAAGTGAAGCACATGACACATATCCTGGTGGGTCGAAGGGGGACAAGAGGAGAACTGAGAAGCAGGATTCTAGTAAACAAAAAGTGGGGAATGATAAGAGTGTTGGAACACAAGTGAAGGGTCAAACGGATGGGGGTTTTTCATTTGTTCCACCTCTGAGAGATGATCATTTGGTTCAGGTGGGCTCCAGCAAACCCCTTTGGTCGAACAACTCTAATGCTCTACTTGCTTATGAGAATGAAGAGACACTGAATGCTTCGGTCAGCAAGAATGATGACATGCTTACTACATGGAAGAGAAAAGGCAGCGATTCTTCAACTGCTAAAAGTTCACCAGATGAAAATAATGCAAATGCCACAAGATCGGCCAATTCTTCTCCCTCCTCGCTCTCGAATTATGGATATGCTGAGAGAATCTCAATGAAGAAAGAAGCAGATGAAAATGTTGGCAGTGCTAGGGAGGAGGATCCTGGAGCAATTCTCGAGGATGAAGAAGCAGCTGCAGTGCAGGAGCAGGTTAAACAAATCAAGACTCAGGAAGAGGAATTCGAGACCTTCAATCTTAAAATTGTCCACAGGAAGAACAG AACGGGCTTCGAGGAGGACAAGAATTTTCATGTCGTTCTGAACTCTGTAATTGCTGGGAGATATCACGTTACAGAGTACCTTGGTTCTGCAGCTTTCAGCAAAGCTATACAAGCACATGATCTGCACACAGGCATGGATGTCTGCATGAAAATCATCAAGAACAACAAGGATTTCTTTGATCAGAGCCTTGACGAGATTAAGCTACTAAAGTATGTCAACAAGCACGACCCTGCTGACAAGAACCATATCCTCCGATTATACGATTACTTTTATTACCGG GAGCATTTGCTAATAGTATGCGAGCTGCTAAAGGCAAATTTATACGAGTTCCATAAATTCAATCGAGAGTCTGGCGGGGAGGTTTACTTCACGATGCCACGGTTGCAG TCAGTGACCATTCAGTGCTTGGAGGCACTTCAATTTTTGCATGGCCTTGGCCTCATTCATTGTGATCTGAAGCCTGAGAATATATTGGTGAAGAGCTACAGTAGATGTGAGGTGAAGGTCATCGATCTTGGGAGCAGTTGCTTCGAGACAGATCATCTGTGCTCCTATGTCCAGTCGAGGTCATATCGTGCTCCGGAAGTTATCCTGGGACTCCCGTATGATAAGAAGATAGACATTTGGTCATTGGGATGCATATTAGCTGAACTGTGCACTGGCAAT GTCCTTTTTCAAAACGATTCGCCTGCAACGCTGCTTGCTCGTGTGATTGGTATCATCGGCCCCATCGAACAAGAAATGATGGCTAAGGGACGAGACACGTACAAATATTTCACGAAGAATCACATGCTCTATGAGCGGAATCAG GACACCAATAGACTTGAGTACCTGATCCCGAAGAAAACTTCCCTGAGGCACAGATTGCCGATGGGTGACCAAGGCTTCATAGACTTCGTTGCTCAACTGCTCGAAGTGAACCCAAAGAAGCGGCCTTCCGCCTCCGAGGCTCTGAAGCACCCATGGCTCTCGTACCCTTACGAACCCATTTCATCTTGA
- the LOC116212792 gene encoding uncharacterized protein LOC116212792 isoform X3, with protein sequence MAESSSVDVILDFLRKNKFTKAEAAFRSELGNRPDLNGFLERLALEEDSVKSLPEQNGDKPTVVNLVSSNQNSGEVSTELIVKEIECGTGRNGSESKWKNAASSAEHGKPNEVSGAADKGFSFPKGSDDAVLDLYTWKFSPSNGPGVTAVYSKSNDFSKLNPEPPQCCTNDAPDAGKADAVSGEEIIYSGGKRSSWIGSTSKAQVEPKYDKVVTTECKEVDQQHKISNAYSKGNFVDNPWSRSEVPTTSSAELWKDCSVKTVFPFSKGDTSNSSDRITGSDKREGKKKAETSDIRAAIKEQVDEVGRAMYFGKTTGNTDQKYTSSLGFPPLFDTPREELPRLPPVKLKSEDKSLTSNWEEKYDQDRLKIPGADSTFLIGSYLDVPVGQELSSSGGKRLAGGSWLSVSHGIAEDTSDLVSGFATAGDGLSESIDYPNEYWDSDEYDDDDDVGYMRQPIEDEAWFLAHEIDYPSDNEKGTAHGSVPDMQERGPTKDEDDQSFTEEDSYFSGEQYFQSKIVEPVTASDDPLGLAVSEVYKRVDDNDLIARYDGQLMDEEELNFMRSEPVWQGFVTQSNELIMLEDGKLLSDSARPQIDDTRTDEDQHSSVRSIGVGINSDAADIGSEVRESLVGGSSEGDVEYFHEHDTGISGSRNSKSEAHDTYPGGSKGDKRRTEKQDSSKQKVGNDKSVGTQVKGQTDGGFSFVPPLRDDHLVQVGSSKPLWSNNSNALLAYENEETLNASVSKNDDMLTTWKRKGSDSSTAKSSPDENNANATRSANSSPSSLSNYGYAERISMKKEADENVGSAREEDPGAILEDEEAAAVQEQVKQIKTQEEEFETFNLKIVHRKNRTGFEEDKNFHVVLNSVIAGRYHVTEYLGSAAFSKAIQAHDLHTGMDVCMKIIKNNKDFFDQSLDEIKLLKYVNKHDPADKNHILRLYDYFYYREHLLIVCELLKANLYEFHKFNRESGGEVYFTMPRLQNNLCSQ encoded by the exons ATGGCTGAGTCCAGCTCAGTTGATgtgattcttgattttctgCGGAAGAATAAATTTACAAAAGCAGAGGCAGCTTTTCGTAGCGAGCTTGGTAATCGCCCTGATTTGAATGGTTTCCTTGAGAGACTTGCCCTAGAAGAGGACTCGGTTAAATCATTGCCTGAGCAGAATGGTGATAAGCCAACTGTTGTAAATTTAGTGTCTAGCAATCAAAATAGTGGTGAAGTCTCCACAGAACTCATTGTTAAAGAAATCGAGTGCGGAACTGGTAGAAATGGCTCGGAAAGCAAATGGAAGAATGCTGCATCATCTGCAGAGCATGGAAAACCAAATGAAGTGAGTGGGGCAGCTGATAAAGGCTTTAGTTTTCCTAAAGGTTCGGATGATGCAGTTCTTGATCTGTATACATGGAAGTTTAGTCCAAGCAATGGACCTGGTGTAACTGCCGTTTATAGCAAGAGTAACGACTTCTCGAAGCTTAATCCTGAGCCTCCACAGTGCTGTACAAATGATGCTCCAGATGCTGGTAAAGCTGATGCAGTCTCTGGGGAAGAGATTATTTATTCCGGCGGAAAGAGAAGTTCGTGGATAGGGAGCACCAGTAAAGCCCAAGTGGAGCCGAAGTATGACAAAGTTGTCACAACTGAATGCAAGGAAGTTGACCAACAGCACAAAATTAGTAATGCATACTCGAAAGGAAACTTCGTGGATAATCCATGGTCCAGAAGTGAGGTACCCACAACGTCGTCAGCTGAGTTGTGGAAAGATTGTTCTGTCAAGACTGTCTTTCCTTTCTCCAAGGGGGATACGTCCAACAGCTCTGATCGCATTACTGGATCTGAcaagagagaaggaaagaagaaagcaGAGACAAGTGACATCAGGGCAGCGATCAAAGAGCAGGTAGATGAGGTGGGCAGAGCAATGTATTTTGGGAAAACAACAGGGAATACTGACCAAAAGTACACGAGCAGCTTGGGTTTTCCCCCATTATTTGACACTCCAAGGGAAGAGTTGCCAAGGTTGCCCCCTGTCAAGCTTAAGTCAGAGGATAAGTCCTTGACATCTAACTGGGAAGAGAAATATGACCAGGATAGACTGAAGATCCCAGGTGCTGATAGTACTTTCCTAATAGGGTCCTACCTAGATGTTCCTGTTGGACAAGAATTAAGCTCTTCAG GTGGGAAACGGCTTGCTGGAGGCAGTTGGCTCTCAGTCAGTCATGGAATTGCAGAGGATACTTCTGATCTGGTGTCCGGTTTTGCAACAGCAGGTGATGGGTTAAGCGAGTCCATTGACTATCCAAATGAGTACTGGGATTCTGATGAATACGATGATGACGACGACGTTGGCTACATGAGACAACCTATTGAGGATGAGGCATGGTTCCTCGCTCACGAAATCGATTACCCAAGTGACAATGAAAAGGGAACAGCCCATGGGAGTGTTCCTGACATGCAGGAAAGAGGTCCCACAAAGGATGAAGATGATCAATCTTTTACCGAGGAGGATTCTTATTTCTCAGGGGAGCAGTATTTTCAGTCGAAAATTGTTGAACCTGTCACAGCATCGGATGACCCACTTGGGCTGGCAGTGAGTGAGGTGTATAAGAGGGTTGATGATAATGATTTGATTGCACGGTATGATGGGCAGTTGATGGACGAGGAAGAACTGAATTTTATGCGCTCTGAACCTGTATGGCAGGGCTTTGTTACACAGTCTAACGAACTTATCATGTTAGAAGATGGGAAGTTGCTGAGTGACTCTGCTCGGCCACAGATCGATGATACACGTACAGATGAAGATCAACACAGTTCTGTCAGATCAATTGGTGTGGGCATTAATAGTGATGCTGCTGATATTGGCAGTGAAGTTCGGGAGAGTTTAGTCGGAGGCAGCAGTGAAGGTGATGTAGAGTACTTCCACGAACACGATACTGGAATTTCTGGGTCCCGAAATTCGAAAAGTGAAGCACATGACACATATCCTGGTGGGTCGAAGGGGGACAAGAGGAGAACTGAGAAGCAGGATTCTAGTAAACAAAAAGTGGGGAATGATAAGAGTGTTGGAACACAAGTGAAGGGTCAAACGGATGGGGGTTTTTCATTTGTTCCACCTCTGAGAGATGATCATTTGGTTCAGGTGGGCTCCAGCAAACCCCTTTGGTCGAACAACTCTAATGCTCTACTTGCTTATGAGAATGAAGAGACACTGAATGCTTCGGTCAGCAAGAATGATGACATGCTTACTACATGGAAGAGAAAAGGCAGCGATTCTTCAACTGCTAAAAGTTCACCAGATGAAAATAATGCAAATGCCACAAGATCGGCCAATTCTTCTCCCTCCTCGCTCTCGAATTATGGATATGCTGAGAGAATCTCAATGAAGAAAGAAGCAGATGAAAATGTTGGCAGTGCTAGGGAGGAGGATCCTGGAGCAATTCTCGAGGATGAAGAAGCAGCTGCAGTGCAGGAGCAGGTTAAACAAATCAAGACTCAGGAAGAGGAATTCGAGACCTTCAATCTTAAAATTGTCCACAGGAAGAACAG AACGGGCTTCGAGGAGGACAAGAATTTTCATGTCGTTCTGAACTCTGTAATTGCTGGGAGATATCACGTTACAGAGTACCTTGGTTCTGCAGCTTTCAGCAAAGCTATACAAGCACATGATCTGCACACAGGCATGGATGTCTGCATGAAAATCATCAAGAACAACAAGGATTTCTTTGATCAGAGCCTTGACGAGATTAAGCTACTAAAGTATGTCAACAAGCACGACCCTGCTGACAAGAACCATATCCTCCGATTATACGATTACTTTTATTACCGG GAGCATTTGCTAATAGTATGCGAGCTGCTAAAGGCAAATTTATACGAGTTCCATAAATTCAATCGAGAGTCTGGCGGGGAGGTTTACTTCACGATGCCACGGTTGCAG AATAACTTGTGCAGTCAGTGA